The Hydrogenophaga crocea genome contains a region encoding:
- the mnmH gene encoding tRNA 2-selenouridine(34) synthase MnmH, with protein MPVATLPATEALRRLDTFDTVIDARSEDEHALDHVPHAINWPTLDNAQRIEIGTMYKQVSAFEAKKRGAAYAARNIAAHIEREGLDKPKDWKPLVYCWRGGNRSGALATILGAIGFQVTLIEGGYKAWRAALVDDLPRQAARLRYCVLCGPTGSGKTRLLQALAAEGAQVLDLEGLACHRSSVLGLLPGRPQPSQKRFDALVWDALRRFDPARPVYVESESKKVGNLRVPDALMDAMRASDCIAITLADEERVALLLEDYDFFVRQPDFFIERLMALRAVRGGEVVDAWVAQVRAGQIPAVVLDLLVSHYDPTYQASTQRNFVRLGHALPCMLANRSPEALREAARGLLAGEAAAAGSVVAVGGVA; from the coding sequence CGCCTCGACACCTTCGACACCGTGATCGACGCCCGCTCGGAGGACGAGCACGCGCTCGACCACGTGCCGCACGCGATCAACTGGCCCACGCTGGACAACGCCCAGCGCATCGAGATCGGCACTATGTACAAGCAGGTGAGCGCGTTCGAGGCCAAGAAGCGCGGCGCGGCCTACGCGGCGCGCAACATCGCGGCCCACATCGAACGCGAGGGCCTGGACAAGCCCAAGGACTGGAAGCCGCTGGTGTACTGCTGGCGCGGCGGCAACCGCAGCGGCGCGCTCGCCACCATCCTGGGCGCGATCGGCTTCCAGGTGACGCTGATCGAAGGCGGCTACAAGGCCTGGCGCGCGGCCCTGGTGGATGACCTGCCGCGCCAGGCCGCGCGGCTGCGCTACTGCGTGCTCTGCGGCCCCACGGGCAGCGGCAAGACGCGGCTGCTGCAGGCGCTCGCGGCCGAGGGCGCGCAGGTGCTCGACCTCGAAGGCCTGGCCTGCCACCGCAGCTCGGTGCTGGGCCTGCTGCCCGGCCGGCCGCAGCCGAGCCAGAAGCGCTTCGACGCGCTGGTCTGGGACGCGCTGCGCCGCTTCGACCCGGCGCGGCCGGTGTACGTGGAAAGCGAGAGCAAGAAGGTGGGCAACCTGCGCGTGCCCGATGCGCTCATGGACGCCATGCGCGCGAGCGATTGCATCGCGATCACGCTGGCCGACGAGGAGCGCGTGGCGCTGCTGCTCGAGGACTACGACTTCTTCGTGCGCCAGCCCGACTTCTTCATCGAGCGCCTGATGGCGCTGCGCGCCGTGCGCGGGGGTGAGGTGGTGGACGCCTGGGTGGCGCAGGTGCGCGCGGGCCAGATTCCTGCCGTGGTGCTCGACCTGCTGGTGAGCCACTACGACCCGACCTACCAGGCCTCGACCCAGCGCAACTTCGTGCGCCTGGGCCATGCCCTGCCCTGCATGCTCGCCAACCGCTCGCCGGAGGCGCTGCGCGAGGCCGCGCGCGGCCTGCTGGCGGGCGAAGCGGCGGCAGCAGGCTCAGTCGTTGCCGTCGGCGGCGTCGCCTGA
- a CDS encoding PLP-dependent transferase produces MTDHLSTHLIHHPYKPPEGFEAVAPGVHKASTVIFPSVHALRTAEWKDKSGYTYGLHGTPTTFILEERIAALEGGRFCVLAPSGLSALALVDMAFLRSGDELLIPDNAYGPGKAFAQGELAAWGITHRFYDPMNPADLAARITPATRLVWFEAPGSITLEFPDLPALVAVVKAANAANGAHARPIVTALDNTWGAGIAFKAFELGVDVSMQALTKYPSGGADVLMGSVVTRDEALHRAVLLCHMRLGLGVSGNDTELVLRGLQTIELRYRQQDATARELSAWLQGQPGIARVFNPALPGSPGHEVWRRDARASACLFSAAIDPAVPQARIDAFCDALRLFKLGWSWAGPVSLCAPYDLPSIRTLGWPHAGGLVRFAAGLEHVDDLRADLAQALPLLQA; encoded by the coding sequence ATGACCGATCACCTGTCCACCCACCTCATCCACCACCCCTACAAGCCCCCCGAGGGCTTCGAGGCCGTGGCACCCGGCGTGCACAAGGCCTCCACCGTCATCTTTCCGAGCGTGCACGCGCTGCGCACGGCCGAATGGAAGGACAAGTCGGGCTACACCTACGGCCTGCACGGCACGCCCACCACCTTCATCCTCGAAGAGCGCATCGCGGCGCTCGAAGGCGGGCGCTTCTGCGTGCTCGCGCCGAGCGGCCTGTCGGCGCTGGCGCTGGTCGACATGGCCTTTCTGCGCAGCGGTGACGAGCTGCTCATCCCCGACAACGCCTACGGCCCGGGCAAGGCCTTTGCCCAGGGCGAGCTCGCCGCCTGGGGCATCACGCACCGCTTCTACGACCCCATGAACCCGGCCGACCTGGCCGCGCGCATCACGCCGGCCACGCGGCTGGTGTGGTTCGAAGCGCCAGGCTCGATCACGCTCGAATTCCCCGACCTGCCCGCGCTGGTGGCGGTGGTGAAGGCGGCGAACGCCGCGAACGGTGCTCATGCGCGCCCCATCGTGACCGCGCTCGACAACACCTGGGGCGCGGGCATCGCCTTCAAGGCTTTCGAGCTCGGCGTCGACGTGTCCATGCAGGCGCTCACCAAATACCCCAGCGGCGGCGCCGACGTGCTCATGGGCTCGGTGGTCACGCGCGACGAGGCCCTGCACCGTGCCGTGCTGCTGTGCCACATGCGCCTGGGCCTGGGCGTGTCGGGCAACGACACCGAGCTCGTGCTGCGCGGCCTGCAGACCATCGAGCTGCGCTACCGCCAGCAGGACGCCACCGCGCGCGAGCTCTCGGCCTGGCTGCAAGGCCAGCCGGGCATCGCGCGCGTGTTCAACCCGGCCTTGCCCGGTTCGCCCGGCCACGAGGTGTGGCGGCGCGACGCGCGCGCCAGCGCCTGCCTGTTCAGCGCGGCGATCGACCCGGCCGTGCCGCAGGCGCGCATCGACGCCTTCTGCGATGCGCTGCGCCTGTTCAAGCTCGGCTGGAGCTGGGCCGGCCCCGTGAGCCTGTGCGCGCCCTACGACCTGCCTTCCATCCGCACGCTGGGTTGGCCCCATGCGGGGGGTCTGGTACGCTTTGCCGCCGGTCTGGAGCACGTCGACGACCTCCGCGCCGATCTGGCACAGGCCTTGCCGCTGTTGCAGGCCTGA
- a CDS encoding phosphoribosyltransferase: MLTEDGKHLYVSYDEYHNLIEKLALKVYQSGWEFDTILCLARGGMRPGDILSRIFDKPLAIMSTSSYRAEAGTVQGKLDIARYITTPKGEIAGKVLLVDDLADSGHTLKVVIDLLKNNYDPITELRSAVIWTKQLSTFTPDYSVEFLPTNPWIHQPFEGYDSLRPAQLLEKWKL, from the coding sequence ATGCTCACCGAAGACGGCAAACACCTCTACGTCTCCTACGACGAGTACCACAACCTGATCGAAAAGCTGGCGCTCAAGGTGTACCAGTCGGGCTGGGAGTTCGACACCATCCTGTGCCTGGCGCGCGGCGGCATGCGCCCGGGCGACATCCTCTCGCGCATCTTCGACAAGCCGCTGGCCATCATGTCGACCAGCTCCTACCGCGCCGAGGCCGGCACGGTGCAGGGCAAGCTCGACATCGCGCGCTACATCACCACGCCCAAGGGCGAGATCGCGGGCAAGGTGCTGCTGGTCGACGACCTGGCCGACTCGGGCCACACGCTCAAGGTCGTGATCGACCTGCTCAAGAACAACTACGACCCGATCACCGAGCTGCGCAGCGCCGTGATCTGGACCAAGCAGCTCTCGACCTTCACGCCCGACTACTCGGTCGAGTTCCTGCCCACCAACCCCTGGATCCACCAGCCCTTCGAGGGCTACGACAGCCTGCGCCCCGCGCAGCTGCTCGAAAAGTGGAAGCTCTGA
- a CDS encoding adenylosuccinate synthase, which translates to MSNKGSAATPGRNVVVVGTQWGDEGKGKLVDWLTETAQGVVRFQGGHNAGHTLVINGVKTALHLIPSGIMRAGVKCYIGNGVVLSVGKLFEEIAGLEKAGVEVRSRLRVSEACPLILPFHAAIDIAREAAKVKAGTEKIGTTGRGIGPAYEDKIARRALRVQDLKYPERFATKLRELLDLHNHVLTTYLHSADMAWDDKIAPYMKDGAIQFEPVYAEAMQQAEQLKPMIADVSRELNEAHKTGANLLFEGAQGTLLDIDHGTYPFVTSSNCVAGNAAAGAGVGPQLLHYVLGITKAYCTRVGGGPFPTELDWETEGTPGWHMSTVGAEKGVTTGRSRRCGWFDAALLKRSAQVNGLSGLCITKLDVLDGLPELQLCVGYELDGERIDILPMGADEIARCRPIYETIPGWTETSVGVTRYEDLPANARHYLKRIEETTGVPIHVISTSPDRDHTILLHHPFHG; encoded by the coding sequence ATGAGCAACAAGGGCAGCGCCGCAACCCCCGGGCGCAACGTGGTGGTGGTCGGCACCCAGTGGGGTGACGAAGGCAAGGGCAAGCTGGTCGACTGGCTGACCGAAACCGCGCAGGGCGTGGTGCGTTTCCAGGGCGGCCACAACGCGGGGCACACGCTGGTCATCAACGGCGTGAAGACGGCGCTGCACCTCATCCCCAGCGGCATCATGCGCGCGGGCGTCAAGTGCTACATCGGCAACGGCGTGGTGCTGTCGGTGGGCAAGCTGTTCGAAGAGATCGCGGGCCTGGAAAAAGCCGGCGTCGAGGTGCGCTCGCGCCTGCGCGTGAGCGAGGCCTGCCCCCTGATCCTGCCTTTCCACGCCGCGATCGACATCGCGCGCGAGGCCGCCAAGGTCAAGGCCGGCACCGAGAAGATCGGCACCACGGGCCGCGGCATCGGCCCCGCCTACGAAGACAAGATCGCGCGCCGTGCGCTGCGCGTGCAAGACCTCAAGTACCCCGAGCGTTTCGCCACCAAGCTGCGCGAACTGCTCGATCTGCACAACCACGTGCTCACCACCTACCTGCACTCGGCCGACATGGCCTGGGACGACAAGATCGCGCCCTACATGAAAGACGGCGCGATCCAGTTCGAGCCGGTCTACGCCGAGGCCATGCAGCAGGCCGAGCAGCTCAAGCCCATGATCGCCGACGTCTCGCGCGAGCTCAACGAAGCGCACAAGACCGGCGCCAACCTGCTGTTCGAAGGCGCGCAGGGCACGCTGCTCGACATCGACCACGGCACCTACCCCTTCGTCACCTCGAGCAACTGCGTGGCCGGCAACGCCGCTGCGGGCGCGGGCGTGGGACCGCAGCTGCTGCACTACGTGCTGGGCATCACCAAGGCCTATTGCACGCGCGTGGGCGGCGGCCCGTTCCCCACCGAACTCGACTGGGAAACCGAAGGCACGCCGGGCTGGCACATGTCCACCGTGGGCGCCGAGAAAGGCGTGACCACCGGCCGCTCGCGCCGCTGCGGCTGGTTCGACGCCGCGCTGCTCAAGCGCTCGGCCCAGGTCAACGGCCTGTCGGGCCTGTGCATCACCAAGCTCGACGTGCTCGACGGCCTGCCCGAGCTGCAGCTGTGCGTGGGCTACGAGCTCGACGGCGAGCGCATCGACATCCTGCCCATGGGCGCCGACGAGATCGCGCGCTGCCGGCCGATCTACGAAACCATTCCCGGCTGGACCGAGACCTCGGTGGGCGTCACGCGCTACGAAGACCTGCCCGCCAATGCGCGCCACTACCTCAAGCGCATCGAGGAAACCACGGGCGTGCCGATCCACGTGATCTCCACCAGCCCCGACCGCGACCACACCATCCTGCTGCACCACCCGTTCCACGGGTAA
- a CDS encoding ATP phosphoribosyltransferase regulatory subunit gives MSAWVLPDHIADVLPSEARHIEELRRSLLDTARSYGYELVMPPLVEHLESLLTGTGESLDLQTFKLVDQLSGRTLGLRADSTPQVARIDAHLLNRQGVARLSYCGPVVHTRIDRPAATREPLQFGAEIYGHAGLEADLEAVELAQACLRAAGLRELQLDLADVRIIDAVLDPLGLPAAQVAQIHAALTTKDAAGLQALSQGLPAPARADLALLPTLYGDASVLAAARRGLTPSPALHAALDALQWLADRVQGMAVSIDLSDLRGYAYYTGVRFAVFARDARGPVADLARGGRYDEVGAVFGRKRPAVGFSLDLKELVAAVAPRPLEAAIRAPWGSEPGLREAIAALRAQGQTVVCALPGHDHQVDEFHCDRELVPDTARAGAWTVRTL, from the coding sequence ATGTCCGCCTGGGTCCTCCCGGATCACATCGCCGATGTCCTGCCCTCCGAGGCCCGGCACATCGAAGAACTCCGCCGCAGCCTGCTCGACACCGCGCGCTCGTACGGTTACGAGCTCGTGATGCCGCCGCTGGTCGAGCACCTCGAGTCGCTGCTCACGGGCACCGGCGAATCGCTGGACCTGCAGACCTTCAAGCTCGTCGATCAGCTCAGCGGCCGCACCCTGGGCCTGCGTGCCGACAGCACGCCGCAGGTCGCGCGCATCGACGCCCACCTGCTCAACCGCCAGGGCGTGGCGCGCCTGAGCTACTGCGGCCCCGTGGTGCACACCCGCATCGACCGCCCGGCCGCCACGCGCGAGCCGCTGCAGTTCGGCGCCGAGATCTACGGCCACGCCGGCCTCGAGGCCGACCTCGAAGCGGTGGAACTGGCCCAGGCCTGCCTGCGCGCGGCCGGCCTGCGCGAACTCCAGCTCGACCTCGCCGACGTGCGCATCATCGACGCCGTGCTCGATCCGCTGGGCCTGCCCGCGGCCCAGGTGGCGCAGATTCACGCCGCGCTCACCACCAAGGACGCGGCCGGCCTGCAGGCGCTGTCGCAAGGCCTGCCCGCGCCGGCGCGCGCCGACCTGGCGCTGCTGCCCACGCTCTACGGCGACGCCAGCGTGCTGGCGGCCGCGCGCCGCGGCCTAACGCCGTCGCCCGCGCTGCACGCCGCGCTCGACGCGCTGCAGTGGCTGGCCGACCGCGTGCAGGGCATGGCGGTCTCGATCGACCTGTCCGACCTGCGCGGCTACGCCTACTACACGGGTGTGCGTTTCGCGGTGTTCGCCCGCGACGCCCGCGGCCCCGTGGCCGACCTCGCGCGCGGCGGCCGCTACGACGAGGTGGGCGCGGTGTTCGGCCGCAAGCGCCCCGCGGTCGGCTTCAGTCTCGACCTCAAGGAGCTGGTCGCCGCCGTCGCGCCGCGACCGCTCGAGGCCGCCATCCGCGCCCCCTGGGGCAGCGAGCCCGGCCTGCGCGAAGCCATTGCCGCCTTGCGCGCGCAAGGCCAGACGGTGGTGTGCGCACTGCCGGGCCACGACCACCAGGTCGATGAATTCCACTGCGACCGCGAGCTGGTGCCCGACACCGCGCGCGCGGGCGCCTGGACCGTACGAACCCTCTGA
- a CDS encoding DUF2065 domain-containing protein, producing the protein MDEAWWLALGLVMVFEGLLPLVSPGGWRRVFSQMLSLRDGQLRFFGLISVATGLLVLWLT; encoded by the coding sequence ATGGACGAGGCCTGGTGGCTCGCGCTGGGCCTGGTGATGGTGTTCGAAGGCCTGTTGCCGCTGGTGTCGCCCGGCGGCTGGCGGCGCGTGTTCAGCCAGATGCTCAGCCTGCGCGACGGCCAACTGCGCTTTTTCGGCCTGATCAGCGTGGCCACCGGCCTGCTGGTGCTCTGGCTGACCTGA
- the hflC gene encoding protease modulator HflC, which yields MNKIGFLITSLIVALAVASSMLFVVDQRQFGVVYQLGQIKQVVTEPGLNFKLPPPFQNVSYIDKRLLTLESQDSEPTLTAEKQRVVIDWYVRWRISDPQAYIRNVGVNERAGALQLNRVVRNAFQQEVNKRTLRELLSARRDELMRDVQRQVTGAIQSANQPWGMEVVDVRINRVDYAESIVTSVYQRMEAERKRVANELRSTGFAEGEAIRADADRQREVIVAEAYREAQRIKGEGDAQAAAAFSDAFGRDPAFARFYRQLEAYKASFSGKHDVMVVDPSTDFFGSLRNSNVGSQR from the coding sequence ATGAACAAGATCGGATTCCTCATCACCTCGCTCATCGTGGCGCTGGCCGTGGCCAGTTCCATGCTGTTCGTTGTCGACCAGCGCCAGTTCGGCGTCGTCTACCAGCTCGGCCAGATCAAGCAGGTCGTGACCGAGCCGGGCCTGAACTTCAAGCTGCCGCCGCCGTTCCAGAACGTCAGCTACATCGACAAACGCCTGCTCACGCTCGAAAGCCAGGACAGCGAACCCACCCTCACGGCCGAGAAGCAGCGCGTGGTGATCGACTGGTACGTGCGCTGGCGCATCAGCGACCCGCAGGCCTACATCCGCAACGTGGGCGTGAACGAGCGCGCGGGGGCGCTGCAGCTCAACCGCGTGGTGCGCAACGCCTTCCAGCAGGAAGTCAACAAGCGCACCCTGCGCGAGCTGCTCTCGGCGCGCCGCGACGAGCTCATGCGCGACGTGCAGCGCCAGGTCACGGGCGCCATCCAGAGCGCCAACCAGCCCTGGGGCATGGAGGTGGTCGACGTGCGCATCAACCGCGTCGACTACGCCGAGTCCATCGTGACCTCGGTCTACCAGCGCATGGAGGCCGAGCGCAAGCGCGTGGCCAACGAGCTGCGCTCGACCGGCTTCGCCGAGGGCGAGGCCATCCGCGCCGACGCCGACCGCCAGCGCGAGGTGATCGTGGCCGAGGCCTACCGCGAGGCCCAGCGCATCAAGGGTGAGGGCGACGCCCAGGCCGCCGCCGCGTTCAGCGACGCCTTCGGCCGCGACCCGGCGTTCGCGCGCTTCTACCGCCAGCTCGAGGCCTACAAGGCCAGCTTCTCCGGCAAACACGACGTGATGGTGGTCGATCCGTCCACCGACTTCTTCGGTTCGCTGCGCAACAGCAACGTGGGCAGCCAACGCTGA
- the hflK gene encoding FtsH protease activity modulator HflK codes for MDVTPPNQHPLSPRATASHRGWRRWIGVFNLNDPRWGRDDNGQDDERGGQRPRGQGPNQGPPDLDELWRDFNRKLGGLLGNRRGGGGGQGGGGGGHGGGPSGFNPNPKAAGVGVGLIVGVAALIWLGTGFFIVQEGQQAVVTQFGRYHSTVGAGFNWRLPYPVQRHETVFVTQLRSVDVGRDNVVPATGLRESSMLTEDENIVDIKFVVQYRLSDARAFLFESRDPDLAVQKAAETAVREVVGKMKMDAVLAEERDQIAPRVRTLMQTILDRYKVGIEVVAVNLQQGGVRPPEQVQAAFDDVLRAGQERERAKNDAEAYRNDVVPRARGTASRLTEEAEGYKARITAQAQGDAQRFRSVLAEYQKAPQVTRERMYTDAMQQVYSNVTKVLVDTRNGGSNLLYLPLDKLMQAAGAPQPATGSPSSSTTLPSAPPPVSSTPDRGGDAARSRDRESR; via the coding sequence ATGGATGTGACCCCTCCGAACCAGCACCCCTTGTCGCCGCGCGCGACGGCATCGCACCGCGGCTGGCGCCGCTGGATCGGTGTGTTCAACCTCAACGACCCGCGCTGGGGCCGCGACGACAACGGCCAGGACGACGAGCGCGGCGGGCAACGACCGCGCGGCCAGGGCCCGAACCAGGGCCCGCCCGACCTCGATGAGCTCTGGCGCGACTTCAACCGCAAGCTCGGTGGCCTGCTGGGCAACCGCCGCGGCGGTGGCGGCGGGCAGGGCGGTGGGGGCGGCGGCCACGGGGGCGGCCCATCCGGCTTCAACCCCAACCCCAAGGCGGCCGGCGTGGGCGTGGGCCTGATCGTCGGCGTGGCCGCGCTGATCTGGCTCGGCACCGGCTTCTTCATCGTGCAGGAAGGCCAGCAGGCCGTGGTCACGCAGTTCGGCCGCTACCACAGCACCGTGGGCGCCGGCTTCAACTGGCGCCTGCCCTACCCGGTGCAGCGCCACGAGACCGTGTTCGTGACGCAGCTGCGCTCGGTCGATGTGGGCCGCGACAACGTGGTGCCGGCCACCGGCCTGCGCGAGTCGTCCATGCTTACCGAAGACGAGAACATCGTCGACATCAAGTTCGTCGTGCAGTACCGCCTGAGCGACGCGCGCGCCTTCCTGTTCGAAAGCCGCGACCCCGACCTCGCCGTGCAGAAGGCCGCCGAAACGGCGGTGCGCGAGGTGGTGGGCAAGATGAAGATGGACGCGGTGCTCGCCGAGGAACGCGACCAGATCGCGCCGCGCGTGCGCACGCTCATGCAGACCATCCTCGACCGCTACAAGGTGGGCATCGAGGTGGTGGCCGTGAACCTGCAGCAAGGCGGCGTGCGCCCGCCCGAGCAGGTGCAGGCCGCATTCGACGACGTGCTGCGCGCCGGCCAGGAACGCGAGCGCGCCAAGAACGACGCCGAGGCCTACCGCAACGACGTGGTGCCGCGGGCGCGCGGTACCGCCTCGCGCCTCACCGAAGAGGCCGAGGGCTACAAGGCCCGCATCACGGCCCAGGCCCAGGGTGACGCGCAGCGCTTCCGCTCGGTGCTCGCCGAGTACCAGAAGGCGCCGCAGGTCACGCGCGAGCGCATGTACACCGACGCCATGCAGCAGGTCTACAGCAACGTCACCAAGGTGCTGGTGGACACCCGCAACGGCGGCTCCAACCTGCTGTACCTGCCGCTCGACAAGCTCATGCAGGCCGCGGGTGCGCCCCAGCCGGCCACGGGCTCGCCGTCTTCGTCCACGACCCTGCCGAGCGCGCCGCCGCCGGTGAGCAGCACCCCGGACCGCGGCGGTGACGCCGCCCGCTCGCGCGACCGCGAAAGCCGCTGA
- the hflX gene encoding GTPase HflX produces the protein MTAESRSAKSAPAVILVGVDFGLPHFDGELLELGLLAETAGYRVAERVACKRRAPDPALFVGSGKADEIKMLAQSTGATEVLFDQALSPAQQRNLERHLGLPVNDRTLLILEIFAQRARSHEGKLQVELARLQYLSTRLVRRWSHLERQSGGIGMRGGPGETQIELDRRMISDAIKRTKDRLEKVKKQRATQRRQRERRDAFTISLVGYTNAGKSSLFNALVKARTYAADQLFATLDTTTRQLYLGEAGRTVSLSDTVGFIRDLPHGLVDAFAATLQEAAEADLLLHVVDASNPDHPEQITAVEQVLGEIGAGEIPQLLVFNKIDALDPARAPQRRLDSFEVGGRVLPRLFVSAHDGTGLPELRAWLAAEVARRTAGQAPQDPGQALDYGNPSE, from the coding sequence TTGACCGCCGAGTCCCGTTCCGCCAAATCCGCCCCCGCCGTCATCCTCGTCGGCGTGGATTTCGGCTTGCCGCATTTCGACGGCGAGCTGCTCGAACTCGGCCTGCTCGCCGAGACCGCCGGCTACCGCGTGGCCGAGCGCGTGGCGTGCAAGCGGCGCGCCCCCGACCCGGCGCTGTTCGTGGGCTCGGGCAAGGCCGACGAGATCAAGATGCTCGCGCAGTCGACCGGCGCCACCGAGGTGCTGTTCGACCAGGCCCTGAGCCCCGCGCAGCAGCGCAACCTCGAACGCCACCTGGGCCTGCCGGTCAACGACCGCACGCTGCTGATCCTGGAGATCTTCGCGCAACGCGCGCGCAGCCACGAAGGCAAGTTGCAGGTCGAACTCGCGCGGCTGCAGTACCTGTCCACGCGCCTGGTGCGGCGCTGGTCGCACCTGGAGCGGCAAAGCGGCGGCATCGGCATGCGCGGCGGCCCGGGCGAGACGCAGATCGAGCTCGATCGCCGCATGATCTCGGACGCCATCAAGCGCACCAAGGACCGGCTCGAAAAGGTCAAGAAGCAGCGCGCCACCCAGCGCCGCCAGCGCGAGCGCCGCGACGCCTTCACCATCTCGCTCGTGGGCTACACCAATGCGGGCAAGAGCTCGCTGTTCAACGCGCTCGTCAAGGCCCGCACCTACGCGGCCGACCAGCTCTTCGCCACCCTCGACACGACCACCCGCCAGCTCTATCTGGGCGAGGCCGGGCGCACGGTGTCGCTGTCGGACACCGTGGGCTTCATCCGCGACCTGCCGCACGGCCTGGTCGACGCCTTCGCCGCCACCCTGCAGGAGGCGGCCGAGGCCGACCTGCTGCTGCACGTGGTCGACGCGTCCAACCCCGACCACCCCGAGCAGATCACCGCGGTGGAGCAGGTGCTCGGCGAGATCGGCGCGGGCGAGATCCCCCAATTGCTGGTGTTCAACAAGATCGACGCGCTCGACCCCGCACGCGCGCCGCAGCGCCGCCTCGACAGCTTCGAGGTCGGCGGCCGCGTGCTGCCGCGGCTGTTCGTCAGCGCCCACGACGGCACCGGGCTGCCCGAGCTGCGGGCCTGGCTGGCGGCCGAAGTCGCGCGCCGCACCGCAGGGCAGGCCCCACAAGACCCCGGACAAGCCCTCGATTACGGGAACCCCTCGGAATGA
- the hfq gene encoding RNA chaperone Hfq, with amino-acid sequence MFPPSETSNTEHIVSNNKGQLLQDPFLNQLRREHVPVSIYLVNGIKLQGQIESFDQYVVLLRNTVTQMVYKHAISTIVPGRPIQFSVASSDDTNA; translated from the coding sequence ATGTTTCCGCCTTCCGAAACGTCGAACACGGAGCATATCGTGAGCAACAACAAAGGCCAGCTCTTGCAAGACCCTTTCCTCAACCAGCTGCGTCGAGAACACGTGCCGGTGTCGATCTACCTCGTCAACGGCATCAAGCTGCAAGGGCAAATCGAATCCTTCGACCAGTACGTGGTTCTGCTGCGCAACACGGTCACCCAGATGGTCTACAAGCACGCCATCTCCACCATCGTGCCGGGCCGCCCGATCCAGTTCTCGGTCGCCAGCTCCGACGACACCAACGCCTGA
- the der gene encoding ribosome biogenesis GTPase Der, whose amino-acid sequence MKPVIALVGRPNVGKSTLFNRLTGTRDAIVADFAGLTRDRHYGNGRVGKREVIVIDTGGFEPDAGEGSIYREMAKQTRQAVAESDVVIFVVDARAGLSAQDHDIANYLRRLGKPCVLVANKAEGMTSGAQTVEFFELGLGEVLPVSAAHGQGVRSMLEIALERVPGLPPEDEDEPEAEPGVIRLAVAGRPNVGKSTLINAWLGEERLVAFDMPGTTRDAIKVPFERNGQKFELIDTAGLRRKGKVFEAIEKFSVVKTLQAIENAHVVLLLLDATQGVTDQDAHIAGYILESGRAVVLAINKWDAVDAYQREQIERQIETRLAFLKFASLHLISARKRQGLAPVWKSIAQAHASAMRKMSTPLLTRLLQESVAFQAPPRSGGGRPKMRYAHQGGMNPPVIVIHGNALDRVPDAYTRFLEGRFRKAFDLVGTPLRIEYRTSENPFKEM is encoded by the coding sequence GTGAAACCCGTCATCGCCCTCGTCGGTCGCCCCAACGTCGGCAAGTCCACGCTCTTCAACCGCCTCACGGGCACGCGCGACGCCATCGTGGCCGACTTCGCCGGCCTCACGCGCGACCGCCACTACGGCAACGGCCGCGTGGGCAAGCGCGAGGTCATCGTCATCGACACCGGCGGTTTCGAGCCCGACGCGGGCGAGGGCAGCATCTACCGCGAGATGGCCAAGCAGACGCGCCAGGCCGTGGCCGAAAGCGACGTCGTCATCTTCGTGGTCGACGCGCGCGCAGGTCTGAGCGCGCAGGACCACGACATCGCCAACTACCTGCGCCGCCTGGGCAAGCCCTGCGTGCTGGTGGCCAACAAGGCCGAAGGCATGACCAGTGGCGCGCAGACCGTGGAGTTCTTCGAACTCGGTCTGGGCGAGGTGCTGCCGGTGTCGGCCGCGCATGGCCAGGGCGTTCGCTCCATGCTCGAGATCGCGCTCGAGCGCGTGCCCGGCCTTCCGCCCGAAGACGAGGACGAGCCCGAGGCCGAACCCGGCGTGATCCGGCTCGCAGTCGCGGGCCGGCCCAACGTGGGCAAGTCCACGCTGATCAACGCCTGGCTCGGCGAAGAACGCCTGGTGGCCTTCGACATGCCCGGCACCACGCGCGACGCGATCAAGGTGCCCTTCGAGCGCAACGGCCAGAAGTTCGAGCTCATCGACACCGCCGGTCTGCGCCGCAAGGGCAAGGTGTTCGAGGCGATCGAGAAGTTCTCGGTGGTCAAGACGCTGCAGGCGATCGAGAACGCGCACGTGGTGCTGCTGCTGCTCGACGCCACCCAGGGTGTGACCGACCAGGACGCCCACATCGCGGGCTACATCCTCGAAAGCGGCCGCGCCGTGGTGCTGGCCATCAACAAGTGGGACGCGGTCGACGCGTACCAGCGCGAGCAGATCGAGCGCCAGATCGAAACCCGTCTGGCCTTCCTCAAGTTCGCCTCGCTGCACCTGATCTCGGCGCGCAAGCGCCAGGGCCTCGCGCCGGTGTGGAAGTCCATCGCCCAGGCGCACGCCTCGGCCATGCGCAAGATGTCCACGCCGCTGCTCACGCGGCTGCTGCAGGAGTCGGTGGCCTTCCAGGCCCCGCCGCGCAGCGGTGGCGGCCGGCCCAAGATGCGCTACGCGCACCAGGGCGGCATGAACCCGCCGGTGATCGTGATCCACGGCAATGCGCTCGACCGCGTGCCCGACGCCTACACGCGCTTTCTCGAAGGGCGCTTCCGCAAGGCCTTCGACCTCGTGGGAACGCCGCTGCGAATCGAGTATCGGACGAGCGAGAACCCGTTCAAGGAAATGTGA